Proteins encoded within one genomic window of Granulicella pectinivorans:
- a CDS encoding efflux RND transporter permease subunit: protein MNLSAPAIRRPIATILLTAALGLAGILAFNVLPVSPLPQIDSPTISVSAQLPGASPDVMAAAVATPLERQFGHIAGITEMTSQSSTGSSSISLQFDLSKNVNAAAREVQAAISAARTYLPTNLPSNPTYRKVNSADAPIAILGIESDTYPVGSLYDSASTILQQKISQIQGVGQITIGGSTLPAVRVEINPLQLEHYGLSLPDIATFLKNQNAHTPTGSVSDSQTTSYISVNDQLSKAEGYRKLVVSTKNGAAVRLEDIADVVDSTENLRSSGYVNGRRSVDLIIFKQPGVNIIETVDRIMAQLPALRSAIPAGQNITKIMDATTTIRASLRDTEWTLLLSIVLVILVVFVFLRDWRTTIIPGIAVPISLIGTFGAMYLLNYSLDNLSLMALTISTGFVIDDAIVVMENITRYLEQGMTPREAAYKGAQEIGFTVVSITASLLAVFIPILLMGGIIGRLFREFAVTLSIAIFISMILSLTTTPMLCSLLLKRREESEHGRVYRMVEACFDWLRHVYERSLRWAIRDHAVLILLVFVFTAGLNVVYLFRVSKGLFPQQDTGLLMGAVMGPQDTSFTRMDDATKKAVEIVRADPAVQNVIGFTGGGISGTSNNAFMFVVLKPLDQRKLSATEVLNRLRPNLMAVKEAQTFLMAAQEINLGARQSNAQYQYTLQADSTSDLKQYVPLLTREMKKLSVVTDVNSDLQSGGLESYLTYDRLTAARLGLMPSNINDVLNYSFSQAQTSTIYKPLNQYHVILEAQSQFTQEPETLRNTYIQTSSGSVPLGAISTYKTLTAPLSVNHSGLYPSSTISFNLSSGSSLERATSEVHRLEDRLHIPKSVHGAFSGTAKLYQASLDSEPILIATAILAIYIVLGILYESFIHPITILTTLPSASLGAVITLVLFHAELDVISLIGIILLIGIVKKNAIMMIDFALQLEREQGLSTEDAIFQACVLRFRPILMTTAAAFFGAVPLAFGSGIGSEFRRPLGLTILGGLLVSQILTLYTTPVVYLMLDHLRHRFGRGRSNHQQTIPAQEAV from the coding sequence ATGAACCTATCTGCCCCCGCGATCCGCAGGCCGATCGCTACGATTCTTCTGACCGCCGCATTGGGATTGGCAGGCATCCTGGCCTTCAATGTGCTTCCCGTCTCTCCCTTGCCCCAGATAGATTCGCCCACCATCAGTGTCAGCGCACAGCTTCCCGGGGCCAGCCCGGATGTAATGGCAGCCGCTGTAGCTACGCCGTTGGAGCGCCAGTTTGGTCACATCGCCGGCATCACTGAAATGACCTCGCAGAGCTCCACTGGTTCAAGTTCGATATCACTCCAGTTTGATCTGAGCAAGAATGTCAACGCCGCCGCGCGCGAAGTGCAGGCCGCCATCAGCGCCGCCAGGACATACCTTCCAACCAACCTACCCTCCAATCCCACCTACCGCAAGGTGAACTCCGCCGACGCACCGATTGCCATCCTCGGCATCGAATCCGACACCTATCCGGTCGGCTCACTGTACGATTCAGCGTCTACGATTCTGCAACAGAAGATTTCACAAATTCAGGGCGTAGGACAAATCACCATCGGCGGTTCCACACTCCCCGCCGTGCGTGTCGAAATCAATCCGCTGCAGCTTGAGCACTACGGCCTCAGCCTGCCGGACATTGCCACTTTCCTCAAGAACCAGAACGCCCATACGCCCACAGGTTCGGTGTCTGACAGCCAGACAACGAGCTACATCAGCGTCAACGATCAACTTTCAAAGGCGGAAGGCTATCGGAAGCTCGTCGTCAGCACAAAGAATGGAGCGGCCGTTCGCCTCGAAGACATCGCTGATGTCGTCGATTCCACCGAGAACCTGCGTTCCAGCGGCTATGTGAATGGACGACGTTCAGTCGACCTGATCATCTTTAAACAACCCGGTGTCAACATCATCGAAACGGTCGATCGGATCATGGCGCAGCTCCCCGCGTTGCGCTCTGCCATCCCTGCCGGCCAAAACATCACAAAGATCATGGACGCCACCACTACGATCCGCGCCTCATTGCGTGATACGGAGTGGACGCTCCTCCTCTCGATCGTGCTGGTCATCCTCGTTGTTTTCGTCTTTCTGCGCGATTGGCGAACCACCATTATCCCAGGCATCGCGGTACCGATCTCCCTGATTGGCACCTTTGGGGCGATGTATCTCTTGAACTATTCCCTGGACAACCTAAGCCTTATGGCCCTTACCATCTCCACCGGCTTCGTGATCGACGATGCCATCGTCGTGATGGAAAACATTACGCGTTACCTCGAGCAAGGCATGACCCCGCGCGAAGCCGCTTACAAAGGGGCACAGGAGATTGGCTTCACCGTGGTCTCGATCACGGCCTCACTCCTCGCCGTCTTCATTCCCATTCTGTTGATGGGCGGAATCATCGGACGGCTCTTCCGCGAATTCGCCGTGACGCTATCGATTGCGATCTTTATCTCGATGATCCTATCGCTCACCACCACCCCGATGCTCTGTTCCCTGCTCTTGAAGCGCCGTGAGGAGTCCGAGCACGGGCGCGTATATCGCATGGTAGAAGCCTGCTTCGACTGGCTGCGCCACGTTTACGAACGCAGTCTACGATGGGCGATTCGGGATCACGCTGTCCTGATTCTCCTCGTCTTTGTCTTCACGGCGGGCCTCAACGTCGTATATCTCTTTCGTGTCTCCAAAGGTCTATTCCCACAGCAGGACACAGGCCTTTTGATGGGCGCCGTCATGGGCCCTCAGGACACATCATTCACCAGAATGGATGACGCTACAAAGAAGGCGGTGGAGATCGTGCGGGCCGATCCCGCAGTCCAGAATGTGATCGGCTTTACCGGTGGCGGCATCAGCGGAACGTCGAACAACGCCTTCATGTTCGTCGTGCTGAAGCCGTTGGACCAGCGCAAGCTCAGTGCAACGGAGGTGTTGAATCGCCTGCGGCCGAATCTCATGGCAGTCAAGGAAGCACAGACGTTTCTGATGGCCGCTCAGGAGATCAATCTCGGTGCTCGACAGTCTAACGCGCAATATCAATACACGCTCCAGGCCGATTCTACGAGCGACTTGAAGCAGTATGTCCCGCTCCTTACCCGCGAAATGAAGAAGCTGTCTGTGGTCACCGACGTAAACTCCGACCTGCAAAGTGGAGGCCTGGAGTCATATCTCACGTATGACCGTCTCACGGCGGCTCGTCTCGGCCTCATGCCGTCCAACATCAACGACGTTCTGAACTACTCCTTTTCGCAGGCGCAGACATCGACCATCTACAAGCCGTTGAATCAATATCATGTCATCCTGGAGGCCCAGTCCCAGTTCACACAGGAACCCGAGACACTCCGCAACACCTACATCCAGACCTCCAGCGGCTCAGTGCCTTTAGGTGCGATCAGCACTTACAAAACCCTTACCGCACCGCTCTCCGTAAACCATTCCGGTCTGTACCCGTCTTCGACGATCTCCTTCAACCTCTCGTCGGGATCCTCCCTCGAACGAGCTACCAGCGAGGTTCATAGGCTCGAAGACCGGTTGCACATCCCAAAGAGCGTGCATGGAGCGTTTTCGGGCACAGCCAAGCTCTACCAGGCTTCGCTCGACTCAGAGCCGATTCTCATTGCTACTGCCATCCTTGCGATTTACATCGTGCTCGGCATTCTCTATGAGAGCTTCATTCATCCCATCACGATCCTCACGACCCTACCCTCTGCATCGCTTGGTGCGGTCATCACGCTGGTCCTGTTCCATGCCGAGTTGGACGTCATCTCGCTCATCGGGATTATTCTCCTCATCGGCATCGTGAAGAAGAATGCCATCATGATGATCGATTTCGCCCTGCAACTCGAGCGCGAGCAAGGCCTCTCCACGGAAGACGCCATCTTTCAAGCCTGCGTACTGCGCTTCCGTCCTATCCTGATGACCACAGCCGCCGCATTCTTCGGCGCAGTTCCCTTGGCCTTCGGGTCTGGAATCGGATCGGAATTTCGGCGGCCACTGGGCCTGACGATCCTGGGCGGTCTTCTTGTCAGCCAGATCCTCACGCTCTACACCACACCGGTCGTATATCTGATGCTGGACCACCTGCGGCACCGCTTCGGGCGCGGCAGGTCGAACCATCAACAAACCATCCCAGCTCAGGAGGCAGTATGA
- a CDS encoding efflux RND transporter permease subunit, whose protein sequence is MNISRPFIIRPVATILLMVAILLVGVVAYRQLPISALPEVNYPTIQVQTLYPGASPEVMSSTVTGPLEKQFGQMQGLSQMTSTSSGGASVIVLQFDLSEDIDVAEQEVQAAINASNSYLPTDLPIPPTYSKTNPADTPVLTLALTSKSMSLSEVQDLADTRLAPKISQLTGVGLVTIQGGQKPAVRIQANPTALASYGLTLEDVRTAITGTSVNTAKGTLNGPQQAYTIDANDQLTSADQYNQVVVAYRNGSAVMLPEVAKITNGVENSKLAAWMNTTPAIILSIQRQSDANTIKVVDSIKALLPQLQASLPASIEVHTLTDRTITVRASVEDVEFELMLTIGLVIAVIYVFLRSWRATIIPAIAVPLSLIGTFAAMYALGYSLNNLTLMALTISTGFVVDDAIVMIENISRYLEEGMNPLDAALKGAEEIGFTILSLTLSLIAVLIPLLFMGDITGRLFREFAVTLAVTIIISAIVSLTLTPMMASRLLKHTPPEKQTRFYKWSEKQFERVIGFYGRTLKWVLGRQSLVLVVAFSMIVFAGLLYYFIPKGFFPTQDTGIIQAITQAPEATSFEAMSGREQAVARLILEDPAVESISSFIGVDASNTTPNTGRMQINLKALSTRGVSATKVIQRLRPKLIRLTGIQTYLQPVQDLTVEDRVSRTQYQYTIEGTESAELKTWSTKLLAKLRTLPQLEDVTTDELPNGNAVMVDVDRITASRLGINPQSLDNTLYDAFGQRQIATLYSQTNQYHVILEADPKFQTGVEQLGDVYMQGSSDSSSSNGGSEGSGQSGTSSSSATNSQLSASSTSAVIATTSNTSTLATTSASSQLSSSSQSSSVSGSNTSSTLLQTSTTSSGTSSLNTSSSTSSGSSTSAQNSSSGSGGTGIAASTSSSARNPVPLAAFTSIKKSLTPLTINRQSQFPVITISFNLAPGVHLSQAVDAVEKTASDLKMPTNVQTKFQGTAASYETSLNNEGLLVLAALFTVYIVLGVLYESFIHPLTILSTLPSAGVGALLALLLFRMDLGIVGIIGIVLLIGIVKKNGIMMVDFALNGERIEGKEPEEAIYNASLLRFRPIMMTTLAALFAGLPLALGRGIGAELRRPLGVAMVGGLLLSQALTLYTTPVIYLWFDRISRKFRGKKNDHPSIQRDLPLGGEA, encoded by the coding sequence ATGAATATCTCTCGGCCCTTCATCATACGGCCGGTTGCGACGATCCTGCTCATGGTGGCAATCCTCCTGGTGGGCGTCGTGGCCTACCGGCAGCTCCCCATTTCCGCCTTGCCGGAAGTGAACTATCCCACCATTCAAGTGCAAACGCTCTATCCCGGCGCCAGCCCGGAGGTGATGAGTTCCACGGTCACCGGACCACTGGAAAAGCAGTTCGGCCAGATGCAGGGCCTCTCCCAGATGACCTCCACATCTTCAGGAGGCGCGTCGGTGATCGTGCTGCAGTTCGACCTGAGTGAGGATATCGACGTCGCCGAACAGGAGGTCCAAGCCGCGATCAACGCGTCGAACTCATACCTGCCAACCGACCTGCCGATCCCTCCAACCTACAGCAAAACGAATCCTGCCGATACGCCTGTGCTGACACTCGCTCTCACGTCGAAGTCCATGTCGTTGAGTGAGGTGCAGGATCTGGCAGACACGCGTCTTGCTCCGAAGATCTCGCAGCTTACCGGCGTAGGTCTCGTTACGATCCAGGGTGGACAGAAACCCGCGGTCCGCATTCAGGCAAATCCCACAGCACTCGCCTCCTACGGTTTGACTCTCGAGGACGTCCGGACAGCAATCACCGGAACCAGTGTCAACACAGCCAAAGGCACTCTCAACGGACCCCAGCAAGCGTACACCATCGACGCCAACGATCAACTGACCTCAGCCGATCAATACAACCAAGTTGTGGTGGCCTACCGGAATGGGTCGGCTGTCATGCTGCCGGAGGTCGCGAAGATCACCAATGGCGTCGAGAACAGCAAGTTGGCTGCCTGGATGAACACCACGCCCGCGATCATCCTCAGCATCCAGCGTCAATCCGACGCTAACACCATCAAGGTGGTGGACTCCATCAAGGCATTGTTGCCGCAACTGCAGGCGAGCCTGCCGGCCTCCATTGAAGTACACACTCTTACCGATCGAACCATTACAGTGCGAGCCTCCGTCGAAGATGTCGAGTTCGAGCTAATGCTCACGATCGGTCTGGTCATCGCTGTCATCTATGTGTTCCTTCGCTCCTGGCGAGCCACTATCATCCCAGCCATCGCGGTTCCACTTTCGCTCATCGGGACCTTCGCTGCGATGTATGCACTCGGGTACAGCCTCAACAATCTCACCTTGATGGCGTTGACGATCTCGACTGGTTTCGTTGTCGATGATGCCATCGTCATGATCGAGAACATCAGCCGTTATCTTGAGGAGGGAATGAATCCGTTGGATGCGGCTCTCAAAGGCGCTGAGGAGATTGGATTCACCATCCTCTCACTCACGCTTTCCTTGATCGCTGTGCTGATCCCGCTGCTCTTCATGGGGGACATCACCGGACGCCTCTTCCGTGAGTTCGCCGTAACTCTCGCGGTCACAATCATCATCTCCGCGATTGTTTCCTTGACCTTGACGCCGATGATGGCCTCTCGGTTACTCAAGCACACGCCCCCGGAAAAGCAGACTCGCTTCTACAAATGGTCGGAAAAACAGTTTGAACGCGTCATTGGCTTCTACGGGCGGACCTTGAAGTGGGTACTCGGGCGTCAGTCTCTAGTCTTGGTCGTAGCGTTCAGCATGATCGTCTTCGCCGGCCTTCTCTACTACTTCATCCCAAAAGGATTCTTCCCGACGCAGGATACAGGAATCATTCAAGCCATCACGCAGGCACCCGAGGCAACCAGCTTTGAAGCCATGAGCGGACGGGAGCAGGCTGTAGCGCGCTTGATCCTCGAAGATCCGGCCGTCGAGTCAATCTCATCTTTCATCGGTGTAGACGCCAGCAACACCACACCCAACACGGGGCGCATGCAAATCAATCTGAAGGCGCTATCCACCCGCGGCGTGTCCGCAACGAAGGTGATCCAGCGGCTGCGGCCAAAGCTCATCCGGCTCACCGGAATTCAGACCTATCTGCAACCCGTACAGGACCTTACAGTGGAGGATCGTGTAAGCCGCACACAATACCAGTATACGATCGAAGGCACCGAGAGCGCTGAGCTCAAGACATGGTCCACGAAACTCCTCGCCAAGCTGCGCACCCTCCCTCAATTGGAGGATGTAACCACAGACGAGTTGCCGAACGGCAACGCAGTCATGGTGGATGTGGACCGCATCACGGCCTCTCGTCTCGGCATCAACCCGCAGAGCCTCGACAACACGCTCTACGATGCTTTCGGGCAGAGGCAGATCGCGACACTCTACTCCCAGACCAATCAGTACCATGTGATCCTCGAAGCCGATCCCAAGTTCCAAACCGGAGTAGAGCAGCTCGGCGACGTCTACATGCAAGGCTCTTCCGACAGCTCATCCAGCAACGGAGGATCGGAAGGCTCCGGTCAAAGTGGAACTTCGTCGTCCTCCGCAACCAACTCGCAACTCTCCGCCAGTAGCACCAGCGCCGTGATCGCCACGACCTCCAATACATCTACGCTTGCGACAACGTCCGCCAGTAGCCAACTCAGTAGCTCGTCGCAGAGCAGCTCAGTTTCCGGATCCAACACGAGCAGCACTTTATTACAGACATCCACGACCAGCAGCGGCACCTCCTCACTGAACACTTCTTCTTCCACAAGCAGCGGTTCCTCGACGAGCGCGCAGAACAGCAGCAGTGGCAGCGGAGGTACAGGCATAGCGGCCAGCACCTCTTCGAGCGCCCGTAATCCAGTTCCACTCGCGGCCTTTACCTCGATCAAGAAGTCCTTGACACCACTGACCATCAACCGTCAATCTCAGTTTCCCGTAATTACCATCTCGTTCAATCTCGCCCCTGGCGTGCACCTCAGCCAGGCCGTCGACGCAGTCGAGAAGACAGCTTCAGACCTAAAGATGCCGACGAACGTGCAGACCAAATTCCAGGGCACGGCAGCCAGCTATGAAACCTCACTGAACAACGAAGGCCTCCTCGTGCTGGCAGCCCTGTTCACCGTCTACATTGTTCTTGGTGTCTTGTACGAAAGCTTCATCCATCCGCTGACTATTCTCTCCACCCTTCCATCAGCAGGCGTCGGCGCGCTACTTGCGCTTCTGCTGTTTCGAATGGACCTAGGCATCGTGGGCATCATAGGAATTGTACTTCTGATCGGAATCGTGAAGAAGAACGGCATCATGATGGTCGACTTCGCTCTCAACGGAGAGCGCATCGAAGGAAAGGAGCCTGAGGAAGCAATCTACAACGCCAGCCTCCTGCGCTTCCGTCCCATCATGATGACCACTCTGGCTGCACTCTTCGCTGGACTTCCGCTCGCGCTGGGTCGCGGCATCGGTGCCGAATTACGCCGTCCCCTCGGCGTCGCCATGGTTGGCGGATTGTTGCTCAGCCAGGCGCTGACGCTCTACACCACACCAGTGATCTATCTCTGGTTCGACCGCATCAGCAGAAAGTTCCGGGGAAAGAAAAACGACCATCCGTCCATCCAGCGCGACCTTCCGCTCGGGGGTGAGGCATGA
- a CDS encoding efflux RND transporter periplasmic adaptor subunit produces the protein MLPSERPMQQPTSATPGEPAAHSKPKKRRWLAWGLVLLACGILMIPLFLPPMPPGGMPPGMGPGGPASAGGKGMKTSGTSTSVLAAIDNRTPVTASKVQSGSMDIFLDALGTVTPVATVNVYSQVSGRVLSVNYREGQMVHKGQMLVEIDPRPTQAQLQQAQGSLIRDRALLDQARVNLRRYQEALQEHAIAEQTVFDQSATVKQDEGTVANDEGQVRYYEVQLSYCHIVAPISGRIGLRLVDTGNTIFSGSSTTIATITQLNPITVVFSMAEDHLSTMQEKTRPGHQALTVALYDRSQSNKIGTGKLLTLDNQVDTSTGTVRLRAQFDNASESLYPNQFVNARLQVDTLQNANLVPTGAVQYNGQQAFVYVVKQDSTVELRNITVINTEGGQSATSGLNPGDTVVTSNFDRLTDGTKVTVGSGQSSMMGPVS, from the coding sequence ATGCTCCCTTCCGAACGGCCGATGCAACAGCCAACATCCGCCACACCCGGTGAACCCGCTGCCCATTCGAAGCCGAAAAAACGCCGGTGGTTAGCCTGGGGACTTGTTCTCTTGGCCTGCGGCATCCTGATGATTCCCCTGTTTCTTCCTCCGATGCCCCCGGGCGGAATGCCCCCCGGTATGGGCCCCGGAGGACCGGCTTCAGCAGGCGGAAAGGGCATGAAGACCTCCGGGACATCAACCAGCGTCTTGGCAGCCATCGACAACAGGACGCCGGTAACGGCTTCCAAAGTGCAATCCGGAAGCATGGATATCTTTCTGGATGCACTTGGCACTGTAACCCCAGTAGCAACGGTCAATGTGTATAGCCAGGTCAGCGGACGAGTCCTTTCGGTCAACTATCGCGAGGGACAGATGGTTCACAAGGGACAGATGCTGGTCGAGATCGATCCACGCCCCACCCAGGCACAGTTGCAGCAGGCACAAGGCAGTCTTATCCGCGACCGGGCGCTCCTCGATCAGGCCCGCGTCAACCTTCGCCGTTACCAGGAGGCACTGCAAGAGCATGCGATCGCCGAGCAGACCGTATTCGATCAGTCCGCCACTGTGAAGCAGGATGAAGGGACGGTAGCCAATGACGAAGGCCAGGTGAGGTACTACGAAGTGCAGCTCAGCTACTGTCATATCGTCGCACCAATCAGCGGCAGGATCGGACTGCGTCTTGTCGACACCGGAAACACGATCTTTTCCGGAAGCTCCACAACCATTGCGACGATTACACAGCTCAACCCGATCACCGTTGTCTTCTCTATGGCAGAAGATCATCTTTCAACGATGCAGGAGAAGACGCGGCCGGGTCACCAAGCCTTGACGGTCGCTCTTTACGATCGTTCGCAAAGCAATAAGATAGGCACAGGCAAGCTCCTTACGCTGGACAATCAAGTCGATACGAGCACCGGGACCGTGCGGTTGCGCGCTCAGTTCGACAATGCCTCGGAATCCCTCTATCCCAATCAATTTGTGAATGCCCGCCTCCAGGTGGATACCCTCCAGAATGCCAACTTGGTCCCAACCGGAGCCGTGCAGTACAACGGTCAGCAAGCCTTCGTCTACGTGGTGAAACAGGACTCTACCGTGGAGCTTCGCAACATCACCGTCATCAACACCGAAGGAGGTCAGAGCGCAACGAGTGGTCTCAACCCTGGCGACACGGTTGTGACCAGCAACTTCGACCGCCTTACCGATGGCACAAAAGTGACGGTTGGCTCCGGTCAATCTTCCATGATGGGGCCCGTATCATGA
- a CDS encoding response regulator transcription factor, with protein MTEGQTAEKDSVLVVDDDVKLCAMLRDYLTRHGWNVTSAHTGAAGMEAVRRARAELVVLDVMLPDFDGFEVLRRLQREMNPHVLLLTARGEEIDRIVGLEMGADDYLPKPFNPRELLARMRAVVRRARVVPRADLPAGDATPGFFIDASNRQVTFQDRRIDLTDVEYLLLRVFLAHPGEVLNREVLCMEALQRPHRAYDRSLDMHVSRLRKKLEVFPLFTGGLIAIRSSGYLFSPSMPTARPGEA; from the coding sequence ATGACAGAAGGACAGACTGCGGAGAAAGATAGCGTCCTGGTCGTTGACGATGATGTGAAACTCTGCGCGATGCTTCGCGATTACCTGACCCGTCATGGCTGGAATGTGACCTCCGCTCACACGGGAGCCGCGGGGATGGAAGCTGTCCGCAGGGCTCGTGCGGAACTCGTCGTACTCGACGTGATGCTGCCGGACTTCGATGGCTTTGAGGTTCTGCGGCGATTGCAGCGTGAGATGAATCCTCACGTTCTCTTGCTGACGGCTCGAGGAGAGGAGATCGACCGTATCGTAGGTCTCGAGATGGGAGCAGACGACTACCTTCCCAAGCCATTCAACCCCAGGGAACTGCTGGCTCGCATGCGAGCCGTGGTCCGCCGGGCACGCGTCGTGCCCCGTGCCGATCTGCCTGCTGGAGATGCGACTCCCGGTTTCTTCATTGACGCTTCAAACCGCCAGGTGACGTTTCAGGATCGCCGGATCGATTTAACCGATGTGGAGTACCTCCTGCTTCGTGTGTTTCTCGCTCATCCCGGCGAGGTCCTCAATCGTGAGGTGCTTTGCATGGAAGCACTGCAACGACCGCACCGCGCTTATGACAGAAGCCTCGATATGCATGTCTCGCGTCTGCGCAAGAAGCTCGAAGTCTTTCCACTATTCACTGGTGGACTGATTGCGATACGAAGCAGCGGTTATCTGTTCTCGCCATCCATGCCTACCGCACGGCCTGGAGAGGCATAG
- a CDS encoding sensor histidine kinase: protein MRTFFLQLFVSFWLATIVIFIGATIFFPGDAPQSPAESQAIFRSSAAHSLNLTLRDYRSQGCSAASLSDPLWLVADAQGLPLCGRLLTHAEGDVLQRAVRQDALAGARSGLQWIHALPITLDPGTKWFIVLESPLGRPPWFPPFPKSALPISILVTFIFAYLLTRPLRSLSKAFRTFTAGDLDTRLPVAGRSRWGRFDSADVQTLMSDFNSMADRVTELIDAHKMLIRDVSHELRSPLARLRMAVELAREDSSADQSVFDHMEQETEKVNALIGEMLTLSLLESTRQTPRLDSFDMQALIQELLEAVNFEISARGCKIEFESRLTASQMNGQPEMLSRAIENILRNAIRYTPFGGVIEVELSDLDEREATSVQIRSRALKISVRDAGPGIPLDHLSHIFRPFYRVDMARSESSGGFGVGLAIAERAVHLHGGKIMASNRATGGLDVQIILPTSIENADDEVSSYHLFGEGKST, encoded by the coding sequence ATGCGCACCTTCTTCCTCCAGCTCTTCGTCTCTTTTTGGCTTGCCACAATCGTCATTTTCATCGGAGCTACTATTTTCTTTCCGGGCGACGCACCGCAGTCTCCGGCAGAGTCGCAGGCTATCTTCAGGAGTTCTGCGGCTCACTCCTTGAACTTAACGCTCCGGGACTATAGGTCGCAGGGTTGTTCTGCCGCTTCGCTTTCCGATCCTTTGTGGCTCGTTGCAGATGCGCAGGGATTGCCGCTCTGCGGTCGCCTCTTGACGCACGCCGAAGGTGACGTGCTGCAACGCGCCGTCCGTCAAGACGCGTTAGCGGGCGCACGGAGCGGTCTTCAATGGATTCATGCGCTGCCCATCACGCTGGACCCGGGTACGAAGTGGTTCATTGTTCTGGAGTCTCCGTTGGGGCGGCCACCCTGGTTTCCACCTTTTCCTAAGAGTGCGTTGCCGATTTCGATCTTGGTTACATTCATCTTTGCGTATCTCTTGACGCGCCCGCTTCGTTCGCTCTCCAAAGCATTCCGTACCTTTACCGCGGGAGACCTGGATACGCGTCTCCCTGTTGCCGGCCGGTCGCGCTGGGGACGGTTCGACAGTGCCGACGTGCAAACCCTGATGTCGGACTTCAACAGTATGGCTGACCGCGTGACGGAGCTGATTGATGCGCATAAGATGCTCATTCGAGATGTCTCGCACGAGCTTCGTTCGCCACTGGCGCGTTTACGCATGGCTGTTGAGCTTGCCCGCGAAGACAGCAGCGCAGACCAATCGGTCTTCGATCATATGGAGCAGGAAACCGAGAAGGTAAATGCGCTCATCGGCGAGATGCTGACGCTTTCGCTTTTGGAGAGTACGCGGCAAACGCCTCGTCTGGATAGCTTCGACATGCAGGCCCTGATCCAGGAGTTGCTGGAAGCTGTGAACTTCGAGATCAGCGCGCGGGGCTGCAAGATAGAGTTCGAATCGAGGTTGACAGCCAGCCAGATGAATGGCCAGCCGGAGATGCTTAGTCGAGCCATCGAGAACATTCTGCGAAACGCGATTCGTTATACGCCGTTTGGGGGCGTGATTGAAGTTGAACTGAGCGATCTCGATGAACGTGAGGCCACCTCGGTTCAGATCCGATCTCGCGCTCTCAAAATTTCAGTAAGAGATGCTGGACCAGGGATTCCTCTGGATCATCTCTCGCACATATTCCGGCCTTTTTATCGCGTCGACATGGCAAGATCGGAGAGCTCGGGCGGATTTGGTGTCGGTTTGGCGATCGCCGAGCGGGCGGTGCATCTCCATGGTGGAAAGATCATGGCAAGCAATCGTGCCACAGGAGGGCTCGATGTCCAAATTATTCTACCGACCTCTATTGAGAACGCGGATGATGAAGTCTCCTCTTATCACCTCTTCGGCGAAGGCAAGTCCACCTAA
- a CDS encoding TetR/AcrR family transcriptional regulator, producing the protein MMKKTPTKKAPERSKTALRTELLLDRLLDAATRVFMEKGFDATSMGEIAKQAHASTETFYRHFPTKEELFERVLLRRTELLKGELNSVLLFEDAPEKALTAFGELGLSLLLAPQSLSLHRILVMEKGRFPNIVESFYSQGPERVQAALASYLGEQVKRGRLRKMNADVAARQFFDLVIPEFHFGMELRSRPAPTKVEMRQRVKEAIDCFLHGYASGV; encoded by the coding sequence ATGATGAAGAAAACACCTACGAAAAAAGCGCCGGAACGGTCGAAGACGGCGCTTCGCACAGAATTGCTCCTTGACCGGCTGCTCGATGCAGCAACCAGGGTCTTTATGGAAAAGGGGTTCGATGCGACGAGCATGGGGGAGATCGCCAAACAGGCCCATGCATCCACGGAGACTTTTTATCGCCACTTCCCCACCAAGGAAGAACTCTTTGAGAGGGTACTGCTTCGCCGGACAGAGCTTCTAAAGGGGGAACTGAACTCAGTTCTCCTGTTTGAGGACGCACCGGAAAAGGCACTTACCGCCTTCGGGGAACTCGGTCTGTCCTTGCTGCTTGCTCCCCAATCACTTTCGCTTCACCGTATCTTGGTGATGGAGAAAGGACGCTTCCCCAACATCGTCGAATCCTTTTATTCCCAAGGTCCGGAACGGGTGCAGGCTGCCCTTGCGTCCTATCTTGGAGAGCAAGTGAAGAGGGGGAGGTTGCGGAAGATGAATGCGGATGTCGCCGCGCGCCAGTTCTTCGACCTTGTCATCCCGGAGTTTCATTTCGGAATGGAACTCCGCTCCAGACCGGCACCAACGAAGGTGGAGATGCGACAAAGGGTAAAGGAAGCGATTGATTGCTTCCTTCATGGATATGCCTCTGGTGTCTGA